GACGCTGACGGCCGTGCTCGACCCGGGGGACGAGGTCATCGTCCCCACGCCCTCCTTCGTGGCGTATCAGCCGGAGGTCTTGCTGGCCGGCGGAGTCCCCGTCCCGTTGCCGACTCAGCTGGAAGACGATTTCCAGGTGCGACCCGAGGCGTTCGAGCGCCTGATCACGCCCCGCACCAAGGCTGTGCTGCTGGGGTACCCCAGCAATCCCACCGGGGCAGTGATGTCGCGCCAGAACCTGCTCGCCCTAGCGGCCATCGTCGAGCGCCATGACCTGTTGGTCATCTCAGATGAAATCTATGACCGCCTGGTGTATGGCGGCCACCAGCATGTGTGCTTCGCCTCGCTGCCGGGGATGCAGGCGCGCACGGTCACGCTGGGCGGCTTCTCGAAGGACTACGCCATGACCGGCTGGCGCATCGGCTACGCCGCCACGCCGGCGCCGTTGCTGGCCGAGCTGCGCAAGGTTCACCAGTACACCATCATGTCTGCCTCGACCATGTCTCAGGACGCCGCCCTCGAAGCGCTGCTGCACGGCGAGGCACACGTCGAGCGCATGCGGTCGGAGTACGATCGGCGGCGCCGGCTGATCGTCTCTGGGCTGAATGAATTGGGCATGCCGACCTTCGAGCCGCTGGGCGCTTTCTACGCCTTCCCTTCCATTGCAGCCACCGGCATGAGCGACGCGGTCTTTGCCGAAAGGCTGTTAACCGAGGAACGGGTTGCCGTCGTTCCCGGCAGCGCCTTCGGCGCCGACGACGGCTTCGTCCGCTGTTCGTACGCCACCTCTTACGAGAAGATCGAGCAGGCGCTCGAACGCTTGCGGCGGTTCATGCAGCGCCACGGCTGACTTCCAGCCCCAGACCCGCCCCGCTGTTGTACAATCCCACGCATGACCGACTGCCGACCCTCTATCGGCCTGGAAGTGCACGCTCAACTGCAGACGCAATCCAAGATGTTTTGCGCCTGCCCGGTCGTCGACTCCACCTCGGCTCGCCCGAACAGCGCGGTGTGCGAAGTGTGCACCGGTATGCCCGGGACGCTGCCGGTTGCTAACCAGCGGGCGGTGGAGTATGGACTGCGAGTGGCCCTGGCCCTTGAGTGCACCATCGCCACCACCAGCTTGTTCGCTCGCAAGAACTACTTCTATCCCGACCTGCCCAAGGGCTATCAGATCTCGCAGTACGAGTTCCCCTTGGCGCAGGGGGGACAGTTGACCGTGCCCCTCGATCGCGGCGAGAAGAGGGTACGCATCCGCCGAGTCCACCTGGAGGAAGACACCGGCAAACTGGTGCACCAGGAAGGCTCCTCGCTGATCGACTACAACCGCTCCGGCGTGCCTCTGCTCGAGATCGTCACCGAGCCCGACCTGGAATCTGTCGAAGAGGTGCGGCACTACGCCGCCGTCCTGCGGCGGCTGCTTCGCTACCTCGGCGTCAACAGCGGCGACATGGAGAAAGGCGTGATCCGGTTCGAGGCCAATGTCTCGGTCCGCCCGCAGGGCAGTGACGTCTTGGGCACTCGCACCGAGGTCAAGAACCTGAACTCGTTCCGGGCCCTGCTGCGAGCGGTTGCCTTCGAGATCGAGCGCCAATCGGCCTTGCTGGCTGCGGGTCAGCCTGTGCTGCAGCAGACGCTGGGGTGGGACGAGCGAGGCGGGGTCACCCTCCCCCAGCGCAGCAAGGAAGAAGCCCACGACTACCGCTACTTCCCCGAACCCGACCTTCCCCCACTGGTCCTTGAGCCCGGATGGATCGATGACGTGCGGCGGTCGCTGCCCGAGCTGCCGGTCGCCCGCATGCGGCGATTCCAGAACGCCTACGGCCTGTCTTCCTCGCTGGCGGGCGTGCTCACCGAAGACCGAGCCGCCGCCGATTACTTCGAGGCCGCTTGCGCTGCCTCCCCCGGCCTCGCAGCCGCGGACGTGGCCCACTGGGTTTCCGGTGAGTTGTTCTCCCTGCTCAACCAAGAGGGCTTGGCCATCGAGGCCTGCCCCTTGCCGCCCGAGGCCCTAGCGGAGATCCTTCGCTTACAGCAGACCGGGCGGATCAACCCGACGACCGCCAAGCAGCTGCTGGCGGAGGTCTTCCACAACGGCGGGAGCCCAACGACCCTGGTCGAGCAGCGGGTCCTCGCCCAGGTCACCGATCCCTCCTCCATCGACGCCTTGATCGCCCAAGTCGAGCAAGCCCACCCGGCACAGGTGTCCCAGTACCTCGAGGGAAAGAAGGGGATCGAACAGTGGCTGTTCGGCCAGGTGATGCGGGCGGCCTCCGGCAAGGCGGACCCGCATATTGTGCAGGATCGCCTGCGGCGCAGGTTGACCGAGCTTGAGAAGACTCGCCGACCCTTGTGAAGGTCGTCACTTGACCTGCCCCAGGGGCTGGACTACCGTTCTACCAGGCAGACGACTGACCGAAAGGGGTGCGCTGGGTTGACGGGCTTCCCAGGCGGTCAGTTCCCCCTGTTCTAACCCCCCTACGGGGGAGCCTTATCTCTGAATGAGGGCAGAAGACGTGAATACGTTCGAAATGGCTCAGGCTCAGTTCGACGCAGTGGCGGCCCAGCTCAAGCTCGAGCCCGCCATTGCAGAATACCTCCGCTGGCCGATGCGCGAATTCCGCTTCACCATCCCGGTCCGCATGGATGATGGCAGCTTGCGCATCTTCACGGGTTTCCGCGTCCAGCACAACGACGCCCGCGGGCCCAACAAGGGTGGCATCCGCTTCCACGCCAGTGAGACCATCGACACGGTGCGGGCGCTGGCCATGTGGATGACCTGGAAGTGCGCCGTGGCCGACATCCCTCTCGGCGGCGGCAAGGGCGGCATCATCGTCGATCCTTCCACCTTGAGCGTCGGCGAGAAGGAACGCCTGTGCCGCGGCTGGATACAGCAGATGTGGAAGAACCTCGGGCCGCGCCAGGATGTGCCCGCGCCCGACATTGGCACCACCCCACAGATGATGGCTTGGATGATGGACGAATACAGCAAGCTGGTCGGTGCGTACACGCCCGGCATGATCACCGGCAAGCCCTTGAGCGCCGGCGGGTCCCTCGGCCGGACCGAGGCCACTGGCTACGGCGTCACCTACTGCATCCGCGAGGCAATGCAGCACCTCAAGCTGGCTCCCAAGGACTGCACCGCCGCCATCCAGGGCTTCGGCAACGTCTCCCAGTACGCCACGATCGGATTCACCGAGATCCTCGGCGGCAAGGTCGTGTGCGTCTCCTGCTGGGACAACAAGGACAAGAAGTCGTACACCTTCAGCAAGAAGGAGGGGGTCGACGGGCGGTTCCTGCTGACGATCACCGATCAGTACGGCACGATCGACAAGGAGGCTGCCAAGAAGGCCGGCTACGAGCTCGAGGCCGGCGACGCCTGGCTGAGCAAGGACGTCGATGTCCTGATTCCCGCCGCCTTGGAAGGCCAGATCACCGGCGAGAACGTCGGCAAGCTCAGCACCAAGGTCAAGATCGTCGCCGAGGGAGCCAATGGTCCGGTCACGATCGAGGCCGACAAGGAGTTCCAGAAGAGGGGAATCCTCGATATCCCTGACTTCCTGTGCAACTCAGGGGGTGTCACCACGTCTTACTTCGAGAGCGTCCAGAACGACATGAACTTCTACTGGACCACTGAAGATGTGCTCAAGCGCCTGGACGACAAGATCAGCACAGCCTTTCACGCCGTGCTCAAGATGTCGCAGGACCATAAGGTGTACATGCGCGATGCCTCCTACATGGTTGCCATCGACCGGGTCGTCAAGGCGATGCAGCTCCGCGGCTGGGTCTAGCCTACTTCCGGCCGTCTGATAAGCCTCCTGTTGCAGGGCGGTTCAGGCAAATTTTGGAGAGCACCAGCAGCGTTTCGTGGTTGGTGCTCTCTCTACTCTCAAGCATCCTTATCACTCAGTGAGGAATGGACTCGTAGTAGTCGTAGGGCCTGGGGATAGGGGGGAGAGGACGGCTTTTTGGGGGCACACCCCCTAGATAATTGGGACCCAGGGGAAACCTACCCATGGATAGGGATTGTGAACCGAGGAGAAGTCCACAGGCATCCTGGGGAGGGACAGGGGACAAGGAGGCCCGCGGAGTAGCTCGTTTAGGTGAAGACCGACAGATGGGGGCAGCAACCCAACTCAGAGCAAATATGGCGGAGAGATGGCTGGACATCGGAAACGGACAAGGGCAGTTCTCCCCACGAAACAGGAGTTATCCACAGTTAGTGAGGGCTTATCCACAGCCCATCGCTCGTCAGGAAGGCTGGTTTACAATCGGCCTCGGCCACGCCCTGGAGGAAGAATCGCAGCTGGGGCCGGGAAGATCGAGGCCCCTGGCCGCGGAGGCGGGCGGCTGATCGACAGTCCCAGAGGGGGCCAGAGAAATGGCGATCCGGCCGGAACCTTCCCGGGACCTCGCCCACAGGAAGAGAGGGAGAAGGTGGATCTGCGAGCAGCCGACCTTCAAGCCATATGGACGGCGGAGAACCGGCCACCATTTCGATTTCCACCTTGCCAAGGTGTCGATGTTTGATGGCCCTGGGTATCCGCAGCGGAAGCGAGGTGTGGCCGGGTTCTCGGGGCAGTCGGCCGGCGGCATGCCCGTGCAGCACACCCAGGAAACCAGGTTGGACGGCAGGCATAGCAGGAGATTCCGGACCTTTCGCCAGGGTGAACGAGCTTCCAGAGCGGTGAGGAATCTGTGAAGAGCGTCTCGGATTCGATCTTGCCGGGCAACGTTCAGGGTTGGCGAGGCCTGATGGCCGAGGCCGGCCGGAATCTACAGGCTGCGCTGGGGGACAAGCATCGGGTGGTGATCGTCGGCCCAGCCAACACAGGCAAGTCGACCTTGTATAACCGGCTGATCCAGTCACGGGCGGACCGGCAGGACGTGAGCCCGCTTCCGGGGACGACCACCGCGGCCAGGCTGGCGGACTCGGGGCTGTTTGCCTTGGTCGATACCCCGGGCATGGACGTGGCCGGACCACAAGGAGAGGCGCAGCGCGAGAAGGCGATGAGCGCAGTGCGCCAGGCGGACTACATCGTGTTGATACTCGACGGAAGCCGCCCCGTCGGACCCAAGCAGCGCGCGCTGTACCTGGACCTGCTGGGGCTGCGCAAGCCGATGGCCGTTGTGCTGAACAAGATCGACCTTGTGGTCAATCAGCGAGAAGCAGTCGTGGACCGAACGGCGCGGGCGTTGGATCTGCCGGCGGAAGACATCCTGCCAATCAGCGCCCGCGGCGGAATCGGACTGAGCCGGTTGCTGGTGACGATCGTCAGCGACGAGCCGGGGCTGGTGGCGGCGCTGGGACAGGCCATGCCCGAATACCGCTGGCAATTGGCACAGACTGTGATTTCGCGCTCGGCAAGCGCTGCAGCCGCTATCGCCCTCACCCCGCTGCCGATCCTCTCCTTCATCCCCCTGATAGGGATCCAATCGCTGATGGCGCTGTCGATCGCCCGCATCTATGGCAAGCGGGTGACGCTGGCCCGGGCTCGGGAGCTGCTCTTCACCTTTGGCATGGGCGTGCTCGGCCGGACTCTGTTCATCGAATTGAGCAAGCTCGGCGGCCCTCCCGGCTGGGTGGTTTCCGTGGGCGTGGCAGCCGGGATGACGGTTTCCACGGGATATGCCGTTGCCACCTGGTTCGAACGCGGCGAGCGGCTGCCATCGGCGGCCATCCTGCGCGTGGCGCGGGCGGTCGCCCAGAACCTGATGGGTCGACTGCGCGGCGGCAGCCGCAAGACCCTGCGGCGCCAGGTCGGGGAAGCGCTGGAGACACTGCCGCCGCGCGATCTCGTGACCCAATCCGAGCCAACGACCCCCGAGCACACCCCGTAACCGGTGCTCGAGGCGAGCGCCGGCGGAAGGTAACTCCGTCGAGGGAGGCCCATCTGTGTCCGAGAGCGCGCGAGACCTGCTGGTGAGGGGCGTGGCGGCAGCCAAGGCGGGGGATTCCAAGGAGGCCCGCTTCTTCCTGGAGTGGATGCTGCGGAACGAACCGACGGCTGACCAGCGCACAGAAGCCTGCCTGTGGTTGAGCGATCTGAGCCAGGAACCCTCTGAAGAGCGGCGCTGGCTGGAAGAGGTCCTTGCACTGCGGCCGGCCGACTCGCGGGCCCGGCGCAAGTTTGCGCTGCTGACCGGAGACCTGCGTCCAGACGAGGTTGTGAACCCCGAGGCCTTGCCGGCACCGACAGAAGATACGGCAGCCCCCGAGAC
This is a stretch of genomic DNA from Anaerolineales bacterium. It encodes these proteins:
- a CDS encoding aminotransferase class I/II-fold pyridoxal phosphate-dependent enzyme encodes the protein TLTAVLDPGDEVIVPTPSFVAYQPEVLLAGGVPVPLPTQLEDDFQVRPEAFERLITPRTKAVLLGYPSNPTGAVMSRQNLLALAAIVERHDLLVISDEIYDRLVYGGHQHVCFASLPGMQARTVTLGGFSKDYAMTGWRIGYAATPAPLLAELRKVHQYTIMSASTMSQDAALEALLHGEAHVERMRSEYDRRRRLIVSGLNELGMPTFEPLGAFYAFPSIAATGMSDAVFAERLLTEERVAVVPGSAFGADDGFVRCSYATSYEKIEQALERLRRFMQRHG
- the gatB gene encoding Asp-tRNA(Asn)/Glu-tRNA(Gln) amidotransferase subunit GatB, which codes for MTDCRPSIGLEVHAQLQTQSKMFCACPVVDSTSARPNSAVCEVCTGMPGTLPVANQRAVEYGLRVALALECTIATTSLFARKNYFYPDLPKGYQISQYEFPLAQGGQLTVPLDRGEKRVRIRRVHLEEDTGKLVHQEGSSLIDYNRSGVPLLEIVTEPDLESVEEVRHYAAVLRRLLRYLGVNSGDMEKGVIRFEANVSVRPQGSDVLGTRTEVKNLNSFRALLRAVAFEIERQSALLAAGQPVLQQTLGWDERGGVTLPQRSKEEAHDYRYFPEPDLPPLVLEPGWIDDVRRSLPELPVARMRRFQNAYGLSSSLAGVLTEDRAAADYFEAACAASPGLAAADVAHWVSGELFSLLNQEGLAIEACPLPPEALAEILRLQQTGRINPTTAKQLLAEVFHNGGSPTTLVEQRVLAQVTDPSSIDALIAQVEQAHPAQVSQYLEGKKGIEQWLFGQVMRAASGKADPHIVQDRLRRRLTELEKTRRPL
- a CDS encoding Glu/Leu/Phe/Val dehydrogenase: MNTFEMAQAQFDAVAAQLKLEPAIAEYLRWPMREFRFTIPVRMDDGSLRIFTGFRVQHNDARGPNKGGIRFHASETIDTVRALAMWMTWKCAVADIPLGGGKGGIIVDPSTLSVGEKERLCRGWIQQMWKNLGPRQDVPAPDIGTTPQMMAWMMDEYSKLVGAYTPGMITGKPLSAGGSLGRTEATGYGVTYCIREAMQHLKLAPKDCTAAIQGFGNVSQYATIGFTEILGGKVVCVSCWDNKDKKSYTFSKKEGVDGRFLLTITDQYGTIDKEAAKKAGYELEAGDAWLSKDVDVLIPAALEGQITGENVGKLSTKVKIVAEGANGPVTIEADKEFQKRGILDIPDFLCNSGGVTTSYFESVQNDMNFYWTTEDVLKRLDDKISTAFHAVLKMSQDHKVYMRDASYMVAIDRVVKAMQLRGWV
- a CDS encoding 50S ribosome-binding GTPase — its product is MKSVSDSILPGNVQGWRGLMAEAGRNLQAALGDKHRVVIVGPANTGKSTLYNRLIQSRADRQDVSPLPGTTTAARLADSGLFALVDTPGMDVAGPQGEAQREKAMSAVRQADYIVLILDGSRPVGPKQRALYLDLLGLRKPMAVVLNKIDLVVNQREAVVDRTARALDLPAEDILPISARGGIGLSRLLVTIVSDEPGLVAALGQAMPEYRWQLAQTVISRSASAAAAIALTPLPILSFIPLIGIQSLMALSIARIYGKRVTLARARELLFTFGMGVLGRTLFIELSKLGGPPGWVVSVGVAAGMTVSTGYAVATWFERGERLPSAAILRVARAVAQNLMGRLRGGSRKTLRRQVGEALETLPPRDLVTQSEPTTPEHTP